The following are from one region of the Lepeophtheirus salmonis chromosome 8, UVic_Lsal_1.4, whole genome shotgun sequence genome:
- the cher gene encoding LOW QUALITY PROTEIN: filamin-A (The sequence of the model RefSeq protein was modified relative to this genomic sequence to represent the inferred CDS: inserted 2 bases in 1 codon; deleted 1 base in 1 codon) codes for MTSSQRNNSIGEKAVTQLSEDCSALQYLARRGSEADKNSSSEEDGDWVKVDEAMANAERELSDDAEWKRIQQNTFTRWANEHLRQANRSISDLETDLSDGLKLIALIEVLSGKKMPRHNKKPNFRSQKLENVSIALQFLEMEXGITLVNIDSTDIVDCKLKLIMGLIWTLIIHYAISMPVWDGPPLGGSASQRTPKQRLMDWVKDKCPDLPIQNFTDDWRDGKAVGALVDSVAPGLCPDWANWDPKKPVENAREAMDLADEWLNVPKLLTPEEIVNPNVDEPSMMTYLSQFPNAKLKPGAPLRQKINANKVRAYGPGLEPTGLVAKAPAKFVIETFGAGDGDAAFRVIGPDGAEIPGEIVFNNDRKRTYSCSYFPEEEGEYKVMVTFASIEISKSPYVVKVEGFAGDASKVTAYGPGLEPEGVVINKPTYFDINAQGAGKGKPEVIILDPHGKKDSVPLELSLVPGETEIYRCNYVSSTLGLHSVNVFFAGNPIPGSPFGVNVSPASLPSKVWASGRGLQSNGIRVNEKVDFRVHTEGAGEGNVTVKIIGPGGTNVETAIKKVDEYTTEYVYTPIREGRYVIMINFANQEIPKSPFEVNVGPHKISNIRAYGPGLKGGIAKQPARFTVETNGETGSLGFSIEGPSQAKISVDDNGDGSANVSYLPTAPGEYAVHIYCDNEDIPKSPYMAQIIPATDYTPGKVKCYGPGLENGVKPNEETHFTIDINGAGDAPLEVMIHDDLGEYEPKVKQTSEGIFICYYTPRKGQHLQTIMVNFGGVAVDGSPFRVLTDHPVDPSLVKVYGPGVESNSVRADIPVEFTIDASEAGPGELDVEIFTSKRRPIPVDIRSIGNGITIVKYKTVESGPHVVNVKFDIEHVPKSPITVDVKPGIDISKIKVKDFETRAFVDCPNDFVVDATALPQTKRSVLTCKVNGPNDKNPIETFVQKVSPEGLYEVVFTPREEGNHIVDLRYDGVPLPDSPFKVEAIRGCDPSKVKAFGRGLERGIVDKPNVFTVKMNNAGSGGLGLAMEGPSEAKMDCIDNHDGTCTVSYVPYEEGDYDATVKFGDQHIPGSPFSVPVTTLDGKPKPNAKKVTAYGPGLESNKILPGKPAKFTVDASKTGEAKVEVNLSSLDDKLKHRSPSVIDKGNGIHEVTYIPPPIGDPYKVSITYGGEEIPQSPFELTCSPTLEEIVGLVDNEKRRGSMHGRGLQRRADGSIVGDDERIRPILAGNISSNPDLNESNIDTPIKSSSFNPLRKGIQRGFSQNDFEPNNIPNEQGGPRRDSNFTLFKGSDGGSDSSRKNSRLLPEDELKKIDTPRRESKSGPSSEFDRRVDGDKWVKLEGDRSRKNSKVSSSDDASRKGSGIGGEPNVNDNLGRKDSLDDKYGSRRGSGYNDCNDKYGSRKSSSEYGPDEDSKNPDRKNSKFGSSPDKYDSRRGSKVSGASSPTKYGDGKDDYGRGISGSRKNSGNGDKDDKAYGSDFRRSSGSGGNPDRSLSRKGSKFDDATSPDGKKDDYTSRKNSTDYEGIGDSSRKSSAYGDDESQDALSGRRVNKLSTDKSPEEIAVRRGSKFGDGKPPNDSGSRKGSFGDGRSPDDSRLESKFGDETSPGDSRRGSKFGEGTSPDEARRRSNFDDGRSPDDLRRGSKFGDGKSLDGSGSRKGSFGDDKSPDDSKRGSKFGDGTSPDYSRRGSKFGDGTSPDYSRRGSKFGDRKSPDDSRRESKFGDGRSPEDLRKGSKFGDGTSVIPDVEVNSGMELSDDSRRGSKFGDGTSSDDLKRGSKFGDGTSPDDSRRGSKFGDGTSPDDSRRGSKFGDGTSPDDLRRGSKFGDGTSSDDLRRGSKFGDGISSNDLRRGSKFGEGTSPDDSRRGSKYGDGTSPDDSRRGSKYGDGTSPDDSRRGSKYGDETSPDDSRRGSKFGDGTSPDDLRRGSKFGDRKSPDDSRRGSKLGDRKSPDDSRRGSKLDDSISPDNSGRWTKFGGGSTGDSRRGSKLSDGMPADDSRRASEIGDGTSPDDSKKGSHFVGSSGDLRRGSKFGDRTSSDDLRRGSKFGDRKSPDDSSSRKGSFGDGKSPNESGSRKNSNGDDSSRKGSKFGDGSSVDSRRGSNFGDQKSPDNSASRKGSFGDGRSPDDSRRGSKFGDRASPDDSRRGSKFGDRASPDDSRRGSKFGDRASPDDSRRGSKFGDGASPDDSRRGSKFGDGASPDDSRRGSKFGDRASPDDSRRGSKFDNGRTSDDARRGSSANDSEQKTFKYGQENEAGDYLSSPHRYGQSPRELGSLYDKSGNEKSPSDSSRKGSLLKGEFDSRRGSKFDENDELSRRAFKFGLDGKSPDEGSQKWTKLGTGKSREMSPGRNKSSTQSPDNEGDYSSFDDARKGSKISDGMQPDKYDMFGRKSSGEDGRKDSMFGERPDNDDNHDKSRKYSNNLYDDSRGGSRFIDVSKSRNSVGQIPQGSIKISNEEPGDVEYFRKMSQTSETRQGSISIDRKSSNGFFSTVGHDDRSRQHSSSEGKKNYASPHNDGDRNNNRKGSRRGSSDFHPLEISNIPVSPRDSQITAEIRRPNGLKDSPQVENNDRGTIDVIYQPNEEGLHILDIKNRGEHVQGSPYKFYSCSTEDGKVRAFGEGLTHGVCGDSAKFVISTKGANAGGLALAVEGPSKAEINCFDNKDGTVDVSYFPTAPGEYSITAKFADEHIEGSPFTCKVTGEGKKRNQISVGSSSELSLPENLSEYDLRSLTACIVSPSGIEEPCFLKKLPRGNNGISFTPREVGDHLVSVKRNGKHISDSPFKIQVRPNDVGDASRVKAMGGSLREGKTHEENVFTVDTKNAGYGGLSLSVEGPSKAEINCRDNEDGTLDVSYKPTEPGFYTVNMKFADQHIPGSPFTVAVDGDGSRKKEKNIKRMREAVPANEVGSQCTMTFKMPGIDAKSLKAEVKSPSTRETGAIVTEIEEGLYAVNFVPHELGVHTVNIIYKDIDIPGSPFQFTVGPLQDGGSHLVRAGGPGLERGVQGQPADFNVWTREAGHGSLAISVEGPSKAEVDFKDRKDGSCHVSYVVEEPGEYSVGIRFNDQHIPDSPFKVCILPSGDEAERVRLSNVADYPVMQDAPQTMLLNMNGADGDVECKLVSPSGREDDCFITPLGEGEHSVRFVPKEEGLHYLHARLNGIHIPGSPYKVIVGNPNNNASTVSVSGRGIQSGMTGEKSSFIINTSGVGAGTLSVTVDGPSKVDLTCTEAETGYEVSYVPMVPGKYYVTICYNGKNVMNSPFTVDIDGDNLGQGPVRKNSRSSMTMETMQRTSYIRHQYSEQRQSISQSSNFIKSSNSMSTPTRRIEIGNSDVSKVSCGGSGLERASTRRRNSFNVDCSKAGNNILFVGIYGPETPCEEVNIKHRGDQKYSVDYTVQDNAEYIIYVKYGDEHVPGSPFRVEAN; via the exons ATGACGAGTAGCCAGAGAAATAATAGCATAGGTGAAAAAGCGGTTACTCAGTTGTCTGAGGACTGTTCAGCCCTTCAGTACTTGGCACGTCGTGGTTCAGAAGCAGATAAAAATAGTAGTTCGGAAGAAGACGGAGACTGGGTCAAAGTCGACGAAGCGATGGCGAATGCCGAAAGAGAATTGTCGGATGACGCCGAATGGAAGAGAATTCAACAAAATACGTTCACCAGATGGGCCAATGAACATTTGAGACAAGCAAATCGATCCATTTCGGATCTCGAAACGGATCTCTCAGACGGACTTAAATTGATAGCTCTGATTGAGGTCCTTTCCGGAAAGAAGATGCCCAGACACAACAAAAAGCCTAATTTCAGGTCCCAAAAACTGGAAAATGTATCTATTGCGCTCCAGTTTTTGGAAATGGA GGGAATCACTCTCGTTAACATCGATTCCACAGATATTGTGGACTGCAAGCTCAAGCTCATCATGGGGCTCATCTGGACCCTCATCATTCATTATGCTATTAGCATGCCAGTCTGGGATGGGCCTCCTCTAGGAGGATCTGCTTCCCAAAGAACTCCTAAACAGAGGCTCATGGACTGGGTCAAAG ATAAATGCCCGGATCTAcctattcaaaattttactgATGATTGGCGTGATGGAAAGGCTGTTGGTGCACTGGTCGACTCTGTAGCTCCAGGTCTTTGTCCTGATTGGGCTAATTGGGATCCTAAAAAACCAGTAGAAAATGCCCGTGAGGCCATGGACTTGGCTGATGAGTGGTTAAATGTGCCTAAATTACTCACACCTGAAGAAATTGTCAATCCAAATGTCGATGAACCGTCAATGATGACTTATCTGTCTCAATTTCCTAATGCTAAATTAAAACCTGGAGCACCTTtaaggcaaaaaataaatgcaaataaagttAGAGCCTATGGACCAGGTTTGGAACCTACTGGACTTGTAGCTAAAGCCCCTGCCAAATTTGTCATTGAAACGTTTGGTGCAGGAGACGGTGATGCTGCATTTAGAGTTATTGGACCAGATGGAGCTGAAATTCCTGGAGAGATTGTGTTCAATAATGATCGTAAAAGGACATACTCCTGTTCTTATTTCCCTGAAGAAGAAGGCGAATACAAAGTGATGGTAACATTTGCTTcaatagaaatttcaaaatccccTTATGTAGTTAAAGTTGAGGGTTTTGCGGGAGATGCCTCTAAAGTAACAGCCTATGGACCTGGTTTAGAACCAGAAGGAGTTGTGATTAACAAACctacttattttgatattaatgcTCAAGGAGCAGGAAAGGGTAAACCTGAAGTGATAATACTTGACCCACATGGTAAAAAAGACTCGGTTCCTCTAGAACTCTCTCTGGTACCTGGAGAGACTGAAATTTACCGTTGCAATTACGTTTCCTCGACCTTAGGACTTCATTCAGTCAATGTGTTCTTTGCTGGAAATCCAATTCCTGGAAGTCCGTTTGGAGTCAATGTTTCTCCTGCTAGTCTGCCTAGTAAAGTATGGGCTTCTGGAAGGGGTCTACAATCTAATGGAATTAGGGTGAATGAAAAAGTGGATTTTAGAGTGCATACAGAGGGTGCTGGTGAAGGCAACGTAACTGTTAAGATAATTGGACCAGGAGGAACGAATGTTGAAACAGCTATCAAGAAAGTAGATGAATATACAACAGAATATGTTTATACACCAATACGTGAAGGGAGATAtgttattatgataaattttgcCAATCAAGAAATACCCAAATCTCCTTTCGAAGTTAATGTTGGTCCTCATAAAATCTCTAATATAAGGGCTTATGGTCCTGGACTCAAGGGGGGTATCGCAAAACAACCCGCAAGGTTTACAGTTGAAACGAATGGAGAAACTGGAAGTTTGGGTTTCAGTATAGAGGGACCTTCGCAAGCGAAGATTTCTGTTGATGATAACGGCGATGGATCTGCAAATGTAAGTTACCTTCCAACAGCTCCTGGTGAATATGCTGTACATATATACTGTGATAACGAAGATATTCCAAAGTCCCCCTATATGGCTCAAATTATACCAGCTACGGACTATACTCCCGGTAAAGTTAAGTGTTATGGACCAGGACTTGAGAATGGAGTCAAACCTAATGAGGAAACTCATTTTACGATTGATATCAATGGTGCTGGGGATGCTCCCTTAGAAGTTATGATTCACGATGATTTGGGTGAGTATGAACCCAAGGTAAAGCAAACGTCTGAGggaatatttatatgttactACACACCGCGCAAAGGACAGCATTTACAAACAATCATGGTAAATTTTGGTGGTGTTGCTGTTGATGGAAGTCCGTTTAGAGTACTTACGGATCACCCTGTTGATCCTTCATTAGTGAAGGTATATGGTCCAGGAGTTGAAAGTAATTCTGTTAGAGCAGATATACCTGTAGAGTTTACGATTGATGCGAGTGAAGCTGGTCCTGGAGAATTAGATGTGGAAATATTTACCTCAAAGCGAAGACCCATTCCGGTTGACATTCGATCCATAGGAAATGGAATAACTATCGTCAAATACAAAACTGTGGAATCTGGTCCTCATGTAGTGaatgtaaaatttgatattgagCATGTACCCAAGAGCCCCATTACAGTCGACGTTAAACCCGGTATTGATATTAGCAAAATTAAAGTAAAGGACTTTGAAACTCGTGCATTTGTTGACTGTCCTAATGACTTTGTTGTCGATGCAACAGCTCTACCTCAGACTAAAAGGTCTGTTCTAACTTGCAAGGTCAATGGTCCCAATGATAAAAATCCAATTGAAACGTTCGTTCAAAAAGTGTCTCCTGAAGGATTATATGAG GTTGTCTTCACTCCTCGTGAAGAAGGTAATCACATTGTTGACTTGAGATACGACGGTGTTCCCCTCCCTGATTCCCCTTTTAAAGTTGAAGCAATCAGAGGATGCGATCCAAGCAAGGTGAAAGCATTTGGACGCGGATTAGAGCGTGGTATTGTTGATAAACCCAACGTTTTCactgtaaaaatgaataatgcaGGATCAGGGGGCCTTGGGCTAGCCATGGAAGGGCCATCTGAAGCCAAAATGGATTGTATTGATAATCATGATGGAACATGTACCGTTTCCTATGTGCCATACGAAGAAGGAGACTATGATGCCACCGTTAAATTTGGGGATCAACACATCCCTGGATCTCCTTTTTCG GTTCCTGTAACAACTCTTGATGGAAAGCCTAAGCCCAATGCTAAAAAAGTTACAGCTTACGGTCCTGGTCTCGAATCAAATAAGATATTACCCGGAAAACCTGCAAAATTTACTGTTGATGCTTCAAAAACAGGTGAAGCTAAAGTTGAAGTGAATTTGTCTTCACTTGATGACAAATTGAAACACAGATCCCCTTCTGTAATCGACAAAGGAAATGGCATCCATGAAGTTACTTATATTCCTCCTCCTATTGGAGACCCTTATAAg GTTAGTATAACTTATGGGGGTGAAGAAATTCCTCAGAGCCCATTCGAACTAACTTGCAGCCCTACTCTTGAGGAAATTGTTGGATTAgttgataatgaaaaaagaagggGTAGTATGCATGGTAGAGGACTCCAAAGACGTGCAGATGGATCTATCGTTGGTGATGATGAGAGGATCAGACCCATACTTGCGGGAAATATCTCGTCTAACCCCGActtaaatgaatcaaatattgacACTCCTATCAAATCATCTAGTTTTAATCCATTAAGAAAAGGAATACAACGTGGCTTCTCTCAAAATGATTTTGAGCCTAATAATATACCTAATGAACAGGGAGGACCAAGAAGAGATAGTAACTTTACACTTTTCAAAGGAAGCGATGGTGGAAGTGATTCATCTAGAAAGAATAGTAGACTCCTTCCTGAagatgaattaaagaaaattgacaCTCCACGAAGGGAGAGCAAATCTGGTCCATCTTCTGAGTTTGATCGTCGTGTAGATGGGGACAAATGGGTGAAACTAGAAGGTGATAGGAGTAGAAAGAATAGTAAGGTATCCTCTAGTGATGATGCATCGAGAAAGGGAAGTGGGATTGGCGGAGAACCTAATGTGAATGATAATTTAGGAAGAAAAGATAGTCTGGATGATAAATATGGTTCCCGTAGAGGTAGTGGGTATAATGACTGTAATGATAAGTATGGTAGTAGAAAATCAAGTAGTGAATATGGGCCTGATGAAGATTCAAAAAATCCTGACAGAAAGAATAGCAAATTCGGTTCTTCTCCTGATAAGTACGACTCGAGGCGTGGAAGTAAAGTTTCTGGAGCATCATCTCCAACCAAATATGGTGATGGTAAAGACGACTATGGAAGGGGAATATCTGGTTCGAGAAAGAACAGTGGAAATGGGGATAAAGATGATAAAGCTTATGGATCGGACTTTAGAAGAAGCAGCGGTTCTGGGGGAAATCCTGATAGATCCTTGTCAAGAAAAGGAAGTAAGTTTGATGATGCTACTTCTCCAGATGGTAAAAAAGATGATTACACTTCAAGAAAGAACAGTACTGATTATGAAGGGATTGGAGATTCTAGTCGTAAAAGCAGCGCATATGGCGATGATGAGTCACAAGATGCTCTATCAGGTAGACGTGTAAACAAATTATCCACAGATAAGTCTCCAGAAGAAATCGCTGTTAGACGTGGAAGTAAGTTTGGGGATGGTAAACCTCCCAACGATTCTGGTTCTAGAAAAGGAAGCTTTGGAGATGGTAGATCTCCTGATGATTCAAGACTTGAAAGTAAATTCGGTGATGAAACTTCCCCTGGTGATTCAAGACGTGGAAGTAAGTTCGGTGAAGGGACTTCTCCTGATGAAGCCAGACGAAGAAGTAATTTCGATGATGGAAGATCACCAGATGATTTAAGACGTGGAAGCAAGTTTGGGGATGGAAAATCTCTAGACGGTTCTGGTTCAAGAAAAGGAAGTTTTGGAGATGATAAATCCCCTGACGATTCAAAACGTGGGAGTAAATTTGGCGATGGAACTTCTCCTGATTATTCAAGACGAGGAAGTAAATTTGGCGATGGAACTTCTCCTGATTATTCAAGACGAGGAAGTAAATTCGGTGATAGAAAATCTCCTGATGATTCAAGACGTGAAAGCAAATTTGGTGATGGTAGATCCCCTGAGGATTTAAGAAAAGGAAGTAAATTCGGGGATGGAACTTCTG TGATTCCAGACGTGGAAGTAAATTCGGGGATGGAACTCTCTGATGATTCCAGACGTGGAAGTAAATTCGGGGATGGAACTTCCTCTGATGACTTGAAACGAGGAAGTAAATTCGGTGATGGAACTTCTCCTGATGACTCGAGACGAGGAAGTAAATTCGGTGATGGAACTTCTCCTGATGACTCGAGACGAGGAAGTAAATTCGGTGATGGAACTTCTCCTGATGACTTGAGACGAGGAAGTAAATTCGGTGATGGAACTTCCTCTGATGACTTGAGACGAGGAAGTAAATTCGGTGATGGAATTTCCTCTAATGACTTGAGACGAGGAAGTAAATTCGGTGAGGGAACTTCTCCTGATGACTCGAGACGTGGAAGTAAATATGGCGATGGAACTTCTCCTGATGACTCGAGACGTGGAAGTAAATATGGCGATGGAACTTCTCCTGATGACTCGAGACGTGGAAGTAAATATGGCGATGAAACTTCTCCTGATGATTCAAGACGAGGAAGTAAATTCGGTGATGGAACTTCTCCTGATGATTTAAGACGAGGAAGTAAATTCGGTGATAGAAAATCACCTGACGATTCAAGAAGAGGCAGCAAATTAGGTGATAGAAAATCACCTGACGATTCAAGAAGAGGCAGCAAATTAGATGATTCAATATCCCCTGATAATTCAGGAAGGTGGACTAAATTTGGTGGTGGATCTACTGGCGACTCCAGAAGAGGAAGTAAATTAAGTGATGGAATGCCTGCTGATGATTCAAGACGTGCTAGTGAAATCGGTGATGGAACTTCCCCTGATGATTCAAAAAAAGGAAGCCATTTCGTTGGATCGTCTGGCGACTTGAGAAGGGGAAGTAAGTTTGGTGATAGAACATCTTCTGATGATTTAAGACGTGGAAGTAAATTTGGTGATAGAAAATCTCCAGATGATTCTAGTTCTAGAAAAGGGAGTTTCGGAGATGGTAAATCTCCCAATGAGTCAGGttcaagaaaaaatagtaatggTGATGATTCTTCTAGAAAAGGAAGCAAATTCGGCGATGGTTCTTCTGTTGACTCTAGAAGAGGAAGTAATTTTGGGGATCAAAAATCTCCTGACAATTCTGCTTCAAGAAAAGGAAGCTTTGGCGATGGTAGATCCCCCGATGATTCAAGACGTGGAAGTAAATTCGGCGACAGAGCTTCTCCTGATGATTCAAGACGTGGAAGTAAATTCGGTGACAGAGCTTCTCCTGATGATTCAAGACGTGGAAGTAAATTCGGTGACAGAGCTTCTCCTGATGATTCAAGACGTGGAAGTAAATTTGGTGACGGAGCTTCTCCTGATGATTCAAGACGTGGAAGTAAATTCGGTGACGGAGCTTCTCCTGATGATTCAAGACGTGGAAGTAAATTCGGTGACAGAGCTTCCCCTGATGATTCAAGACGTGGAAGTAAATTTGATAATGGAAGAACATCAGATGATGCAAGAAGAGGTAGTTCAGCCAATGATTCTgaacaaaaaacattcaaatatggTCAAGAAAATGAAGCCGGTGACTATTTAAGTTCTCCACACAGATATGGACAATCTCCCAGAGAGCTTGGATCTCTTTATGATAAGTCTGGGAATGAAAAGTCTCCCAGTGATTCTTCCAGGAAAGGAAGTTTATTAAAAGGAGAGTTTGATTCTCGCCGTGGAagtaaatttgatgaaaatgatGAACTTTCTCGTAGGGCATTTAAATTTGGACTTGATGGAAAGTCTCCTGACGAAGGGTCTCAAAAGTGGACAAAGTTAGGCACTGGTAAATCCCGTGAAATGTCTCCAGGTCGAAATAAAAGTAGTACTCAATCGCCAGACAATGAAGGGGATTATAGTTCGTTTGACGATGCCAGAAAAGGTAGTAAGATAAGTGATGGTATGCAACCTGACAAATATGATATGTTTGGTCGGAAGTCATCAGGCGAAGATGGTCGTAAGGACTCTATGTTCGGAGAAAGGCCAGATAATGATGATAATCATGACAAAAGTCGCAAGTATAGTAATAATCTCTATGATGATTCAAGAGGTGGTTCTCGTTTTATTGATGTTTCAAAATCCAGGAACTCTGTTGGCCAGATTCCACAAGGgagtataaaaatttcaaacgaAGAGCCTGGTGATGTTGaatatttcagaaaaatgaGTCAAACTAGTGAAACAAGACAAGGAAGTATTTCGATTGATCGTAAAAGCTCAAATGGATTTTTTAGTACTGTTGGTCATGATGATAGATCTCGTCAACATAGCTCAagtgaaggaaagaaaaattatg CTTCTCCTCACAACGATGGTGACAGGAATAATAATAGGAAGGGTTCTAGAAGAGGTTCATCTGACTTCCATCCATTGGAGATATCTAATATTCCAGTTTCACCTCGAGATAGTCAAATTACCGCAGAAATCAGACGACCGAATGGCCTTAAGGATTCTCCTCAAGTGGAAAATAATGATAGAGGAACTATTGACGTTATTTATCAACCAAATGAGGAAGGTCTTCACATCTTGGACATTAAGAATCGTGGAGAACATGTTCAAGGGTCTCCTTATAAGTTTTATTCTTGTTCAACTGAAGATGGTAAAGTTCGTGCATTTGGTGAAGGTCTCACCCATGGTGTTTGTGGAGATTCAGCTAAATTCGTTATTTCAACTAAAGGTGCAAACGCTGGAGGTTTGGCCCTTGCTGTAGAAGGTCCATCAAAAGcagaaataaattgttttgacaatAAAGATGGTACTGTTGATGTGTCATATTTCCCTACTGCTCCTGGAGAGTACAGCATCACTGCCAAATTTGCGGATGAACATATTGAGGGCTCTCCCTTCACTTGTAAAGTTACTGGAGAAGGTAAAAAGCGAAATCAAATATCTGTTGGATCAAGTTCTGAACTTTCTTTGCCCGAAAATTTGTCTGAATACGATTTACGATCATTAACTGCTTGTATTGTTTCTCCATCTGGAATTGAGGAACCTTGCTTCTTAAAGAAGTTACCTCGAGGCAACAACGGAATATCTTTCACTCCTCGAGAAGTTGGAGATCATTTAGTCTCTGTAAAGAGGAATGGTAAACATATCTCAGATTCTCCATTTAAAATTCAAGTTCGGCCCAATGATGTTGGCGATGCCTCTAGAGTAAAAGCCATGGGAGGTTCTTTAAGAGAAGGAAAAACTCATGAGGAAAATGTTTTCACTGTCGATACAAAGAATGCTGGATATGGTGGCCTTTCATTATCTGTTGAAGGGCCCTCTAAAGCTGAAATAAATTGTAGAGACAATGAAGACGGCACTTTGGATGTTTCTTACAAACCTACTGAACCTGGGTTTTATACAGTTAATATGAAATTTGCTGATCAACATATTCCGGGCTCTCCTTTCACAGTTGCTGTGGATGGTGATggatctagaaaaaaagaaaaaaatattaagagaatGAGAGAGGCCGTTCCTGCAAATGAGGTGGGAAGTCAATGTACTATGACCTTCAAGATGCCGGGAATAGACGCAAAAAGTCTTAAAGCTGAAGTTAAATCTCCTTCCACACGG gaAACTGGTGCTATAGTGACTGAGATCGAAGAAGGGCTCTACGCTGTTAATTTTGTTCCACACGAACTTGGAGTACATACTgtcaacataatttataaagatattgaTATACCAGGGTCTCCATTTCAATTTACTGTTGGTCCTTTACAAGATGGTGGAAGTCATCTCGTTAGAGCGGGTGGCCCTGGCTTGGAAAGGGGAGTTCAAGGTCAGCCTGCTGACTTCAATGTATGGACTAGAGAAGCTGGCCATGGATCCTTGGCAATTTCCGTTGAAGGTCCTAGTAAAGCTGAAGTTGATTTTAAGGATAGAAAAGATGGCTCTTGTCACGTTAGCTATGTTGTTGAAGAACCAGGCGAATACTCAGTTGGGATCAGATTTAACGATCAACATATTCCAGATTCTCCATTCAAAGTTTGTATCCTTCCATCTGGTGATGAGGCAGAAAGAGTCCGTTTATCGAACGTCGCAGATTATCCAGTGATGCAAGATGCACCTCAGACTATGCTTCTTAATATGAATGGGGCCGACGGTGATGTTGAATGCAAACTTGTATCACCTAGCGGTAGAGAAGATGATTGTTTCATAACTCCTCTAGGAGAAGGAGAACACTCTGTACGATTTGTTCCTAAAGAAGAAGGCCTTCATTATCTTCATGCTAGGTTAAATGGAATTCATATTCCTGGTTCTCCTTACAAAGTCATCGTTGGAAATCCAAACAATAATGCTTCAACAGTTTCAGTATCCGGCAGAGGCATTCAGAGTGGAATGACTGGAGAAAAGTCTTCCTTTATAATTAACACTTCTGGTGTTGGTGCTGGAACCTTATCTGTTACAGTTGATGGCCCCTCCAAAGTCGATTTAACTTGCACAGAGGCTGAAACTGGTTATGAAGTTTCTTATGTACCTATGGTCCCAGGGAAATATTATGTAACCATTTGTTATAACGGCAAGAACGTTATGAATTCTCCCTTTACTGTTGACATAGATGGAGATAATTTGGGACAAGGTCCGGTCAGAAAAAACTCAAGATCTTCAATGACTATGGAGACTATGCAAAGAACCTCTTACATTCGTCATCAATATTCAGAACAAAGACAGTCTATTTCCCAgagttcaaattttatcaaatcttCCAATAGCATGTCTACTCCCACAAGGAGAATTGAAATTGGAAATTCTGATGTGTCCAAAGTATCATGTGGTGGAAGTGGCTTAGAGAGGGCTTCTACTCGTCGTAGAAATAGCTTCAATGTTGATTGTAGCAAAGCAggaaataatatcttatttgttGGTATTTATGGGCCCGAAACTCCTTGTGAAGAAGTCAATATTAAACACAGAGGTGACCAGAAGTACTCTGTAGATTATACTGTTCAAGATAACGcggaatatattatatatgtaaaatatgggGATGAACATGTCCCTGGATCTCCATTCCGTGTTGAAgctaattaa
- the Ssb-c31a gene encoding putative RNA polymerase II transcriptional coactivator has product MPKDKSKRHASSSSSSSSSSDSDTAEPPPKRPAPAKKSAPPPPKPKGNPAVDGKEPSWHLGNNKHVKVREFKGKTYVDIREYYVDKSTMDTKPGKKGISLNTLQYQELKQIISQIDASLP; this is encoded by the exons ATGCCCAAAGACAAGAGTAAGCGCCACGCGTCTTCTAGCAGTAGTAGTAGCAGTTCCAGTGACTCAGATACTGCTGAGCCACCTCCAAAGAGACCTGCACCAGCAAAGAAGAGTGCTCCTCCTCCTCCGAAACCCAAAGGGAATCCTGCTGTTGATGGAAAAGAACCATCCTGGCATTTAGGGAACAATAAACATGTCAAA GTGAGAGAATTCAAAGGGAAAACATATGTGGACATCAGAGAATACTATGTGGATAAAAGTACTATGGATACTAAACCTGGGAAAAAAGGCATTTCCTTAAATACCCTTCAATATCAGGAGTTAAAGCAGATAATATCCCAGATTGATGCAAGTCTTCCATAA